A genomic stretch from Bradyrhizobium sp. 195 includes:
- a CDS encoding acyl-CoA dehydrogenase family protein, which yields MEADIETRDLLLSTAERLFADYGGKEVVNRSEAGTWPQELWDAAELQGLVRAALPDKCGGAGIALPNALFLGRAFGRHSVPLPLGETIIAGWLLAQVGLSVPNGPLGFGPTEPRPSISLERQPGGGWALNGSLRNVPWGMWLHRLVVVVSTDRGAMLVTVDPAIANSVTHANNLAGEQRSHFKFNDVLIPEDDVRVLPTDFADDIALVLGATLRAQQMAGALGKARDLAIKYAGERVQFGQPLNKLAAVQQNLGILAGHAAAANAAADMSIDALARWPRDPSMSVGMAKIRNGEAVPFVAGLSHQTHGAIGFTYEHTLHQSTRRLWSWRDEFGNEAYWAKRIGSEIMAAGEEQLWDLNTKAAGL from the coding sequence ATGGAAGCTGATATCGAGACACGGGACCTGTTGCTCTCCACCGCGGAGAGGCTGTTTGCCGATTACGGCGGCAAAGAAGTCGTGAACCGCTCAGAGGCGGGAACGTGGCCCCAAGAATTGTGGGATGCGGCTGAACTGCAGGGGCTCGTGAGGGCGGCGCTACCGGACAAGTGTGGCGGCGCCGGAATTGCTCTGCCAAATGCACTTTTCCTCGGACGAGCTTTTGGCCGCCATTCCGTCCCGTTGCCGCTCGGAGAGACGATCATTGCCGGTTGGCTGTTGGCGCAAGTCGGTCTCTCTGTCCCGAATGGTCCGCTGGGATTCGGTCCAACGGAGCCTCGCCCTTCGATCTCCCTGGAGCGGCAGCCCGGCGGAGGGTGGGCTCTTAATGGATCTTTGCGAAATGTGCCCTGGGGCATGTGGTTACACCGGCTTGTAGTGGTTGTTTCAACAGACCGAGGTGCGATGCTTGTGACGGTCGATCCCGCCATCGCAAATTCGGTGACCCACGCCAACAACCTCGCCGGCGAGCAGCGCAGCCACTTCAAGTTCAATGATGTACTGATCCCGGAAGACGACGTGAGGGTTTTGCCGACGGATTTCGCTGACGACATTGCCTTAGTGCTGGGTGCGACGCTGAGAGCGCAGCAAATGGCGGGGGCGCTCGGAAAAGCGCGCGATCTCGCGATCAAATACGCGGGCGAGCGGGTCCAATTCGGGCAGCCCCTGAACAAGCTGGCGGCAGTTCAGCAAAATCTCGGGATTCTCGCAGGTCACGCAGCGGCGGCCAACGCCGCCGCGGATATGTCCATAGACGCATTGGCCCGCTGGCCGCGAGACCCGAGTATGTCCGTTGGCATGGCGAAGATCCGTAACGGCGAAGCGGTGCCGTTTGTTGCGGGACTTTCGCATCAAACACACGGGGCCATCGGCTTTACATATGAGCACACTCTTCATCAATCCACGCGGCGCCTTTGGTCTTGGCGCGACGAGTTCGGCAATGAGGCGTATTGGGCAAAGCGTATTGGCTCTGAGATCATGGCAGCCGGCGAGGAGCAGCTATGGGATCTCAATACAAAGGCCGCAGGTTTATGA
- a CDS encoding acyl-CoA dehydrogenase family protein, protein MFFPLPSRSTALDDLRSELRSFLADSLESLPAAERARTWHGFDPGFSRKVAERGWIGLTWPKKYGGHERTMLERYVVLEEMLAAGAPVAAHWTGDRQSGPLLLRYGTEAQRQEILPWLVRGEIFFCIGMSEPDAGSDLANLRTRAVRDGSGWRINGTKIWTSGAHRKHYMILLCRTRPRAEKRHEGMSQFLIDLSWPGITIRPILNIAGDHYFNEVVFTDCLVPDSAIIGQEGAGWKQVMSELSFERSGPERFLTASILLKELVRLSKSKSSERMAIAIGRLTAQLATLRRMSFSIAGALQAGLEVGVEASMVKDLGSIFEQSIPEVARDILDMTELEDSAFGDVFRYVMLASPSFSIYGGTREILRSIIGRTLAAS, encoded by the coding sequence ATGTTCTTTCCGCTTCCTTCCCGTTCGACTGCCCTGGACGATCTTCGATCCGAATTGCGCAGCTTCCTTGCAGATTCGCTGGAATCCCTACCGGCCGCCGAGCGTGCGCGGACATGGCACGGATTTGATCCTGGATTCAGCCGAAAGGTCGCTGAACGCGGTTGGATAGGGCTGACGTGGCCCAAGAAGTATGGCGGACACGAGCGTACGATGCTTGAACGCTACGTCGTCCTCGAAGAGATGCTGGCTGCGGGTGCGCCCGTCGCTGCGCATTGGACTGGCGACCGGCAGAGCGGGCCACTCCTTCTTCGCTATGGCACTGAAGCGCAGCGGCAGGAGATTCTTCCGTGGCTTGTTCGCGGCGAAATCTTCTTTTGTATCGGGATGAGCGAGCCCGACGCCGGTTCAGATCTGGCGAATTTGCGAACCCGCGCCGTACGCGACGGAAGCGGGTGGCGAATCAACGGTACCAAGATTTGGACCTCTGGAGCTCACAGAAAGCACTATATGATACTGCTCTGCCGGACACGGCCGAGAGCTGAAAAGCGACATGAAGGCATGAGCCAGTTCCTCATCGATCTGTCGTGGCCTGGAATAACCATACGACCAATTTTGAATATCGCCGGCGATCATTACTTCAACGAAGTCGTGTTCACAGACTGCCTTGTGCCTGACAGTGCCATTATCGGCCAGGAGGGGGCTGGCTGGAAGCAGGTGATGAGCGAACTCTCATTCGAGCGGAGCGGACCGGAGCGATTCCTAACTGCGAGCATTTTGCTTAAAGAGCTAGTACGCCTGTCCAAGTCGAAGTCGTCTGAGCGCATGGCGATCGCGATAGGTCGCTTGACGGCGCAGCTTGCCACACTGCGGCGAATGTCGTTCTCCATCGCCGGGGCCCTTCAGGCAGGTCTTGAAGTGGGCGTCGAGGCATCGATGGTCAAGGACCTCGGTTCGATTTTCGAACAATCGATTCCCGAAGTCGCCCGCGACATATTGGACATGACGGAGTTGGAAGACAGCGCCTTCGGCGATGTCTTTCGCTATGTGATGCTCGCTTCTCCATCCTTCTCAATCTACGGCGGTACTCGCGAAATACTGCGTAGCATTATCGGGCGGACGCTTGCCGCGTCCTGA
- a CDS encoding acetate--CoA ligase family protein produces the protein MTETDLVRGLYRRERLSRLLEPKTVAVFGASQNAAALGSSAFENLRGFAGRVYPINPKYELIGNDRCYPSLRALPEKIDCAVIAVPYEGVEAVVKECADNQVGGAIIFSSGFAETGRSDRVSSQRRIAEIAREADLRLVGPNCIGVINFMTGFAAMFNRGVKILPARGPAIGIVSQSGAMGGSLATANQQGVSISHMLAGGNSCDVDVADFIAFLAEDPDCKSIACVFEGHSAPRRLLAAAEVAQAADKPLIVLKLARSEGGARAAMSHTGSLAGSEAAYRALLRKTGAIVVDTWEALLETAAFFAKAPRPSCEGVAVAGTSGGICIMAADSAEANGLILPSLDEDLRAQLKASIPDFGTADNPCDMTGVGRAKPEVITNVLRAFLTHDSYGTAIIPHPMPAEYAISRIPAFEALAAETGKPLCVVWTPGWLTGPGAAEFEQAPHLPLFRSMERCCATLKAWHEREAVRRIASAERQSVSKDARLRAHEFLSATKRAILTEDESKQLLGLYGISTVEERLAKTPEEAVLAALDLGFPVVLKIVSPDLPHKTEIGGVHLNLKNESEVREAFAAILAKIQAISPRPRIDGVLVQQMLKDGVEILLGAKVDPLFGPLVIIGIGGVFVELLRDTVTALAPVTKPEAILLLRMLKGRRLLEGFRGSKPVDIEALATVIALFSEFVADQADRIAEIDINPLICRGDQIVAVDALVALRAPG, from the coding sequence ATGACTGAGACAGACCTGGTCCGGGGACTCTATCGCCGCGAACGGCTTAGCCGGTTACTTGAACCCAAGACAGTTGCCGTCTTCGGGGCTTCTCAGAACGCTGCAGCACTGGGCAGCTCAGCATTCGAAAATCTGCGGGGATTCGCTGGTCGTGTGTATCCGATTAATCCCAAGTACGAGCTTATCGGAAATGACAGGTGCTATCCCAGTCTGCGGGCCTTGCCTGAAAAAATCGACTGCGCCGTCATCGCGGTTCCGTACGAGGGTGTAGAGGCGGTTGTGAAGGAGTGCGCCGATAATCAAGTCGGCGGCGCGATAATCTTTTCCTCTGGTTTCGCAGAGACAGGACGGAGCGATCGCGTTTCGTCGCAACGGCGTATCGCCGAAATTGCGCGTGAAGCAGACTTGCGGCTTGTCGGGCCCAACTGCATTGGCGTCATCAACTTCATGACCGGCTTTGCTGCAATGTTTAACCGCGGGGTCAAGATCCTGCCGGCACGCGGCCCCGCGATCGGGATCGTCAGCCAGTCCGGCGCGATGGGCGGTTCTCTCGCAACCGCAAACCAACAAGGCGTCTCGATCAGTCATATGCTTGCAGGCGGCAATTCCTGCGATGTCGATGTGGCGGACTTCATCGCTTTTCTAGCTGAAGACCCAGATTGCAAATCGATAGCCTGCGTGTTCGAGGGACATAGTGCTCCAAGGCGTCTTTTGGCGGCCGCCGAAGTAGCGCAGGCCGCTGACAAGCCCCTGATAGTGCTGAAGCTTGCACGGAGCGAGGGAGGTGCAAGGGCGGCGATGTCCCATACAGGCTCCTTGGCCGGGTCAGAAGCTGCGTACAGAGCGCTCCTGCGCAAAACTGGAGCAATCGTCGTCGACACCTGGGAGGCCCTTTTAGAAACTGCAGCATTCTTCGCGAAAGCACCGAGGCCCTCATGCGAGGGGGTCGCTGTCGCCGGTACCTCAGGAGGTATCTGCATCATGGCGGCCGATTCGGCCGAGGCGAACGGGCTGATTCTGCCATCCCTCGACGAAGATCTGCGGGCCCAACTCAAGGCTTCAATTCCCGACTTCGGGACGGCCGACAATCCCTGCGATATGACGGGCGTGGGACGAGCCAAGCCGGAGGTCATAACCAACGTCTTGCGCGCATTCCTTACCCATGACTCATACGGTACAGCCATTATTCCTCACCCGATGCCGGCAGAATATGCGATCTCGCGAATACCTGCGTTTGAAGCTTTGGCTGCCGAAACCGGCAAGCCACTTTGTGTCGTATGGACGCCCGGCTGGTTGACAGGACCAGGAGCCGCCGAATTTGAACAGGCGCCGCATCTGCCTCTTTTTCGTTCGATGGAGAGATGTTGCGCGACCTTGAAGGCTTGGCATGAGCGCGAAGCAGTGCGCCGAATTGCCTCGGCAGAGCGACAGAGCGTGTCAAAAGATGCAAGATTACGCGCGCATGAATTTCTGTCTGCCACGAAACGCGCCATTCTGACCGAGGACGAGTCCAAGCAGTTGCTGGGACTTTACGGTATTTCCACCGTCGAAGAGCGGCTGGCAAAGACGCCTGAAGAGGCCGTGCTCGCGGCTTTGGATCTGGGTTTCCCCGTTGTTCTCAAGATTGTATCGCCGGATTTGCCGCACAAGACTGAGATCGGGGGCGTCCACCTCAATTTGAAGAATGAGAGCGAAGTGCGCGAGGCCTTTGCCGCCATACTAGCGAAGATCCAAGCGATCAGTCCTCGACCGCGAATCGACGGTGTGCTTGTTCAGCAGATGCTGAAGGATGGTGTCGAAATCTTGCTCGGAGCAAAAGTCGATCCTCTGTTTGGACCGCTGGTGATCATCGGGATTGGTGGAGTGTTCGTCGAATTGCTGAGGGATACGGTGACGGCGCTGGCTCCGGTAACGAAGCCCGAGGCCATTCTGCTCTTGCGAATGCTAAAAGGACGGCGCCTTCTCGAAGGTTTCCGCGGCTCGAAACCAGTTGATATCGAGGCGCTTGCAACTGTGATTGCCTTATTCTCGGAATTTGTCGCGGATCAGGCCGACCGCATAGCAGAAATCGATATTAATCCGCTGATCTGCCGTGGTGATCAGATCGTTGCTGTCGACGCCTTGGTTGCTCTTAGGGCGCCAGGCTGA
- a CDS encoding NADPH:quinone oxidoreductase family protein — protein MKAILCEHWCGPEDLKLVDLPDPVPAPGEVVIEIRAAALNFFDLLKIQGRHQIRPALPFCPASEFSGVIARVGAGVSDLKPGDRVLARAGTGGASQQAAVAAKLVSKIPDNLDHDRAAGLTAIYTTALHALSDRGNAQVGESLVVLGAAGGTGLAAIEIGKLLGLRVIACASTDGKLEFCRAHGADILVNYARSDFKENLKRIGGERGIDLVFDPVGGDRSEVALRSLGYGGRFLVIGFAAGDIPRIPLNLPLLKSCDIRGVFQWLFEERFPAHARSNMDQIIQWASDGKLSSHVHSIFPLERIKDALSILSTGKAMGKVILHPQG, from the coding sequence ATGAAAGCCATTCTTTGCGAACACTGGTGCGGACCAGAAGATCTCAAGCTGGTAGATTTGCCTGATCCTGTCCCCGCACCTGGCGAGGTCGTCATAGAGATACGAGCAGCCGCTCTGAACTTTTTCGACTTGTTGAAGATCCAGGGTCGGCACCAGATAAGGCCGGCCCTACCATTTTGTCCCGCAAGCGAATTCTCGGGCGTGATCGCGCGGGTTGGAGCGGGGGTAAGCGATCTCAAGCCGGGCGACCGTGTTTTGGCAAGAGCGGGAACCGGCGGAGCAAGCCAGCAGGCCGCCGTCGCAGCCAAACTGGTCTCAAAGATCCCTGACAATCTCGACCACGATCGAGCTGCTGGTCTGACGGCAATCTACACGACCGCACTCCACGCTCTGTCTGATCGCGGCAATGCACAAGTTGGGGAGTCGCTTGTGGTCCTTGGCGCTGCCGGAGGCACGGGCCTTGCTGCCATCGAAATAGGAAAGCTGTTGGGGTTGCGGGTCATTGCCTGCGCGTCAACCGACGGGAAGCTGGAGTTTTGCAGGGCTCACGGCGCCGACATCTTGGTAAACTACGCAAGATCCGACTTTAAGGAGAACTTGAAGCGCATTGGTGGCGAGAGAGGGATTGATCTCGTCTTCGACCCGGTCGGTGGTGATCGTAGCGAAGTCGCCCTGCGTTCGCTCGGCTACGGCGGGCGCTTCCTTGTGATTGGTTTTGCTGCGGGCGACATCCCGCGGATCCCGCTAAACCTGCCGCTACTCAAAAGTTGCGATATTCGCGGTGTCTTTCAATGGCTGTTTGAGGAGAGATTTCCCGCTCATGCACGATCCAATATGGACCAAATCATTCAGTGGGCGAGCGATGGGAAGCTGTCCTCCCACGTCCACTCGATCTTCCCGCTCGAGCGCATCAAAGACGCGCTCTCCATCCTATCCACGGGCAAAGCAATGGGAAAAGTGATCCTGCACCCGCAAGGCTGA
- a CDS encoding SDR family NAD(P)-dependent oxidoreductase, producing MGLAIAETVLEHGNVAVMTALNPANVAGLRERFPNTAICHQLDITDGGSIKRVVDAAETMTKGIDVLVNNAGYGILGAAEETTPAEYRPMFEVNFFGLAEVTRAVLPGMRKRRRGHIFNTSSSGGYAASPGFAFYAASKFAVEGFSDALAQEVAAFGINVTIVEPGSTRTNFAGSSLKRPLNPIPDYEQSAVSLTATRMTARDGAQPGDPKRLAKALIQLTDEKNPPLRIPLGEDAIDRLEKRVATQAAEFQKWRSLSLSIAFDSPANPV from the coding sequence ATGGGACTTGCGATCGCCGAGACAGTTTTGGAACATGGCAACGTTGCCGTTATGACGGCGTTGAATCCGGCGAATGTCGCGGGATTGCGCGAGCGCTTTCCGAATACCGCAATCTGCCACCAGCTGGATATTACAGATGGCGGATCCATCAAGCGCGTCGTCGATGCGGCGGAGACCATGACCAAAGGCATTGACGTACTCGTCAATAACGCTGGATATGGAATCCTGGGCGCGGCGGAGGAAACCACGCCAGCCGAATACCGGCCGATGTTCGAGGTAAACTTCTTTGGGCTGGCCGAGGTCACGCGCGCCGTGCTTCCGGGAATGCGGAAGCGTCGGAGAGGCCACATCTTCAACACCTCCTCTTCCGGCGGTTATGCTGCCTCCCCAGGTTTCGCGTTTTACGCGGCAAGCAAGTTTGCCGTCGAGGGGTTTTCCGACGCGCTGGCACAAGAAGTCGCAGCCTTTGGCATCAATGTCACGATCGTTGAGCCAGGTTCGACACGAACGAACTTCGCCGGGAGTTCGCTGAAGCGTCCACTGAATCCAATTCCCGACTACGAGCAATCAGCTGTATCGCTGACCGCTACGCGAATGACTGCGCGTGATGGGGCGCAGCCAGGGGACCCCAAGCGGCTTGCCAAGGCCCTGATTCAGCTTACTGACGAAAAGAACCCGCCGCTGCGTATTCCGCTTGGAGAAGATGCCATCGACCGGCTCGAGAAACGGGTCGCGACACAAGCTGCGGAGTTCCAGAAATGGAGATCCCTTTCACTATCGATCGCCTTTGACTCGCCGGCGAATCCCGTCTGA
- a CDS encoding NAD-dependent succinate-semialdehyde dehydrogenase, whose amino-acid sequence MNDKYPDLNLYVDGRWVRGNGESRRAVVNPADDSILGELQYASRNDLDRAIEGAERGFSEWRTVAPAKRADILLTAARILRQRKDEIARLAALEEGQPFEEAKSYVLRAAEIIEWDANEARRLYGRVVPSESGLRMMVLREPIGPVAAFTPWNAPVFTPCRKIGSALGAGCSLIMKGAEETPASTAAVVQCFVEAGLPDGALNLVYGDPGEISSYLIASPTIRLVTFTGSVSVGKRLAEQAARHMKPSVMELGGHAPVIVCEDADAVAAAQKLAYVKYRNAGQACLSPTRFWVHDRVHDAFLDRFVAEVSKIKVGPAFEAGVSMGPVANSRRLAAIEGLVIDAVAHGARVAYGGNRIGNGGCFFEPTVLVDVPDQARIMSEEPFGPVAIINRFNELEPTVSRANGLPYGLAGYVFTRSAATAELLARQLECGTIGINHLTVSTSGIPFGGIKDSGFGREGGIEGIESYTIAKTVSHLM is encoded by the coding sequence ATGAACGATAAGTATCCCGACTTGAACCTTTATGTCGACGGCAGATGGGTTCGGGGTAACGGCGAAAGTAGGCGAGCAGTCGTGAATCCGGCTGATGACTCAATCCTCGGCGAGCTCCAATACGCCAGTCGGAACGATCTCGATCGCGCAATAGAAGGGGCCGAGAGAGGGTTTTCCGAGTGGCGAACCGTTGCGCCAGCCAAACGTGCGGACATTCTCCTTACTGCCGCGCGGATTCTTCGACAGCGGAAGGATGAAATTGCGCGACTTGCTGCTCTTGAGGAGGGGCAACCGTTCGAGGAGGCCAAGAGCTACGTTCTCCGCGCTGCGGAAATTATCGAGTGGGACGCGAATGAGGCCAGGCGACTGTATGGCCGCGTTGTCCCGTCGGAATCAGGACTGCGTATGATGGTGCTACGTGAGCCCATCGGTCCGGTCGCTGCATTTACCCCGTGGAACGCGCCTGTGTTCACGCCTTGCCGCAAAATCGGTAGCGCGTTGGGCGCGGGCTGCTCGCTGATCATGAAGGGCGCCGAAGAAACGCCTGCCAGCACCGCAGCCGTTGTCCAATGCTTCGTCGAAGCAGGCCTCCCAGATGGCGCGCTCAACTTGGTATACGGAGATCCTGGGGAGATTTCCTCCTACTTGATCGCTTCGCCCACGATCCGGCTTGTTACTTTCACCGGCTCGGTTTCCGTGGGCAAGCGGCTGGCTGAGCAAGCAGCTCGTCACATGAAGCCCAGCGTCATGGAACTCGGCGGCCATGCTCCGGTCATTGTATGTGAAGATGCCGACGCAGTCGCTGCCGCTCAAAAGCTCGCTTACGTAAAGTACCGAAATGCGGGCCAAGCTTGCCTATCCCCAACGCGTTTCTGGGTCCATGACCGAGTCCACGACGCGTTTTTGGATCGCTTCGTCGCCGAGGTGTCGAAGATCAAGGTAGGCCCCGCCTTCGAGGCCGGCGTGTCCATGGGGCCGGTGGCAAATTCGCGCCGATTGGCAGCAATAGAGGGTCTCGTGATCGATGCCGTCGCTCATGGTGCACGGGTGGCGTATGGCGGAAACCGTATCGGGAATGGCGGCTGCTTTTTCGAGCCGACAGTCCTCGTCGACGTCCCCGATCAAGCACGGATCATGTCCGAGGAGCCTTTTGGTCCAGTCGCAATCATCAACCGGTTCAACGAACTTGAGCCAACAGTCTCACGCGCAAACGGACTTCCCTACGGACTTGCCGGCTATGTCTTTACGCGTTCCGCGGCGACGGCCGAGCTTCTTGCGCGGCAATTGGAATGCGGAACGATTGGAATAAACCATCTCACCGTGTCGACTTCCGGCATTCCATTCGGAGGAATCAAGGACAGCGGCTTCGGACGCGAGGGCGGCATCGAGGGAATAGAATCTTACACGATTGCCAAGACCGTTTCGCATCTAATGTGA
- a CDS encoding IclR family transcriptional regulator yields the protein MDNKKRRPGSSSTSREGHRTAGRVLDVLELLAYSASGLTLTDLGDELHAPRSSLFPLLKTLTQRGYLSLDEGGRYQLDTKIFELSMRTLGERDLREVARPVLKNLSRRTGEGVLLAVLASDKRAVLYVDKVEGRHRLRYAVGLGERRSLHATSTGKVFLAFMGLEERNDVVQSIELERYTPKTITSKKTLLQEVAKVKSEGVCVNVDESELGRCGIAAPIFDHNGELIAACALGAPKERVGKTLARLVPEVRTAAMTISKMLGHVPSARTVKPKGKG from the coding sequence ATGGACAATAAGAAGAGGCGACCCGGATCGTCAAGCACAAGTCGCGAGGGTCATCGAACGGCCGGTCGCGTCCTCGATGTGCTCGAATTGCTGGCTTACTCGGCGAGCGGGCTCACGTTGACCGATCTTGGCGATGAGCTTCATGCGCCTCGAAGCAGTCTATTTCCTCTACTGAAGACGCTGACCCAGCGTGGTTATCTAAGCTTGGATGAAGGCGGGCGGTATCAGCTTGATACGAAAATCTTCGAATTGAGCATGAGGACTCTGGGAGAGCGCGACCTGAGAGAAGTTGCCCGACCAGTTCTGAAGAATCTTTCGAGAAGAACAGGAGAAGGGGTTCTCCTCGCCGTACTCGCAAGCGACAAGCGCGCCGTCCTATACGTCGACAAGGTGGAGGGCAGGCATAGGCTTCGCTACGCTGTCGGGTTGGGTGAGCGTCGATCGCTGCACGCGACATCGACTGGAAAGGTGTTTTTGGCGTTTATGGGACTAGAAGAGCGCAACGATGTCGTTCAGTCCATCGAGCTCGAGCGCTATACGCCCAAGACCATTACGTCGAAAAAGACGCTCCTGCAGGAGGTGGCGAAAGTGAAGAGCGAGGGAGTTTGCGTCAACGTCGATGAATCGGAGCTTGGTCGATGCGGCATCGCCGCGCCGATTTTCGATCACAATGGCGAACTGATTGCGGCATGCGCGCTCGGAGCTCCGAAAGAGCGCGTAGGGAAGACACTCGCTAGACTTGTGCCCGAGGTCAGAACCGCCGCGATGACTATCTCAAAGATGCTTGGCCACGTCCCCAGTGCGAGGACGGTCAAACCGAAAGGCAAGGGCTGA
- a CDS encoding NAD(P)H-dependent flavin oxidoreductase: protein MRPQAFRTRLTELLGIRHPILCGGLGPGVSDAKYVAACVNAGAMGFIVAAGFSDPAQFRSELRLCRQLTDGKPFGVNLYISRISGGIEKTARQLDILIEEGVTCVETAGASPEPLMARLKDAGIVVLHKVPAVRYALATVRAGADAVIVVGNECGGHPGVFQIGTMVQAAHAPAVVNVPVVIGGGIGTGRQMVGALAMGAEGVILGTRMIVSEELWISRSYKEHVTTLDGTESVVVKTAIRDNHRVLNNESAKAAAELDRLQTVDFEAYRPHIMGDLAREAYRTGDWSKGMLDLGHAAIFADKVEPVEVIIDRMIDDAVGAMARLPAVAGAQ, encoded by the coding sequence ATGCGTCCGCAGGCCTTTCGAACCCGATTGACGGAATTGCTCGGCATCCGACATCCAATTCTCTGCGGAGGTCTTGGGCCGGGCGTATCAGATGCGAAATACGTAGCGGCCTGCGTCAATGCCGGTGCGATGGGCTTTATCGTTGCCGCCGGGTTTTCTGATCCCGCGCAATTCCGCTCCGAGCTGCGGCTTTGTCGCCAACTGACAGACGGTAAGCCGTTTGGGGTCAATCTCTACATCTCGAGGATCTCCGGGGGCATCGAAAAGACTGCGAGGCAGCTCGACATCTTGATCGAAGAGGGGGTGACCTGCGTTGAAACCGCTGGTGCCAGTCCGGAGCCGTTGATGGCGAGGCTCAAGGACGCCGGAATTGTGGTCCTGCACAAGGTGCCCGCGGTCAGATACGCTCTGGCAACCGTGCGAGCTGGAGCCGACGCCGTCATCGTTGTCGGGAACGAGTGCGGAGGCCACCCCGGTGTGTTTCAAATCGGCACCATGGTCCAGGCGGCACATGCGCCGGCTGTCGTGAATGTGCCAGTCGTGATCGGCGGTGGTATTGGGACTGGTCGGCAGATGGTTGGTGCGCTGGCAATGGGAGCGGAAGGCGTTATCCTCGGAACCCGGATGATTGTTTCCGAAGAGCTCTGGATCAGCCGCAGCTACAAGGAGCACGTCACGACGTTGGACGGTACTGAGAGCGTTGTCGTCAAAACGGCGATTCGAGACAACCATCGTGTGCTTAACAACGAGAGCGCAAAAGCTGCAGCCGAGTTGGATCGTCTCCAAACAGTTGATTTCGAGGCGTACCGGCCGCACATCATGGGCGACCTCGCTCGCGAGGCCTATAGGACCGGGGACTGGAGCAAAGGCATGCTGGACTTGGGACATGCAGCCATTTTTGCCGACAAAGTCGAGCCCGTGGAGGTGATCATCGATCGCATGATCGACGACGCCGTTGGGGCTATGGCCAGGCTTCCCGCCGTCGCCGGTGCACAATAG
- a CDS encoding enoyl-CoA hydratase-related protein, translating into MTTAEVLREKDGAVTVLTLNRPERQNAWTYDLGDLYFDHLDEADADPAVRVIVVTGVGRGFCVGMDAQSLEKSASGARRLPSKGRRMTHALTVRKPIIGAINGGCAGFGLVQALHFDVRFAAESAVFSTAFVRRGLNAEYGSSWLLPRIVGHGRAMELLLSGRRVSANEAERIGLVTAVLPDSQLLDHAMQYAREIAANCSPVAMADAKQQVFSDWLSDCTAAEDGAKALGHAPGHRIDFAEGVASLIEKRPPRFADLQPKGE; encoded by the coding sequence GTGACAACAGCTGAGGTACTTCGCGAAAAAGATGGCGCAGTGACGGTTCTTACATTGAATAGACCTGAACGTCAGAACGCGTGGACGTACGATCTTGGGGACCTCTATTTCGACCATCTAGATGAGGCAGACGCGGACCCAGCCGTGAGGGTCATCGTTGTGACTGGCGTGGGGCGCGGCTTCTGTGTTGGAATGGACGCCCAATCACTCGAGAAGTCGGCATCTGGAGCTCGACGACTGCCATCGAAAGGCCGTCGCATGACCCACGCTCTCACCGTGCGAAAGCCCATCATCGGCGCGATTAACGGCGGGTGCGCTGGGTTTGGACTGGTTCAGGCTCTACATTTCGACGTCCGTTTTGCAGCAGAGAGCGCTGTTTTTTCAACGGCTTTCGTGCGCCGTGGACTGAACGCCGAATACGGCTCGTCGTGGCTATTGCCTCGCATTGTCGGTCACGGCCGCGCAATGGAGCTGTTGCTATCCGGACGGCGCGTCAGCGCAAATGAAGCTGAGCGAATCGGTCTAGTTACGGCGGTACTACCCGACTCGCAATTACTCGATCATGCAATGCAATATGCTCGTGAAATCGCGGCAAACTGTTCGCCCGTCGCGATGGCGGATGCTAAGCAGCAGGTCTTCAGTGATTGGCTTTCCGATTGCACCGCGGCCGAAGATGGAGCCAAGGCACTCGGACACGCGCCAGGGCACCGCATTGATTTCGCGGAGGGCGTTGCCAGCCTCATAGAAAAGCGGCCGCCACGCTTCGCCGACCTACAGCCAAAAGGCGAGTAA